The Theileria parva strain Muguga chromosome 1, complete sequence, whole genome shotgun sequence DNA window CTGAGTGGCTATCGTAGACGACGTTAAAGACTAGGATTGAACCACTGCAAACGTTTGCAATTACTGAAGGAACGCCAACACTCGAGGTTGAGGATACAAATGACAACGATGTAACAGGtccctaaaaataaaattaacagcAGAAAACACTGTAACGTTGGCAATTATCGAGaaaacaataattaaatagtaaattgtgtaaaaaatactctGGAAATTTGTTTGGTTAGTGACTGTTTTAGTAACATGTTGGACTGGGATTCATACACTGAAATTGATCCTCTCTCAGTACCAGCCAGTACGTTCAACCTCGTGTCATCAAATATCAAACATCTTATTTCACTCTTTATTTTAGTCTTTTGTATTACCTACAAGTATGTTCAGTGttgtattaaataaaactaatttttattggTGAAAACTACACTTTTAGTCTAGAATATAGAATAAATACAATCTATCCCacatattaaataaatatgtaatacCGTTCCTTCGTTGTAGTCTACAATCCTTAGCGTTGGGTTTGAATTACATGATAGAAAACAGTTGGGCTGTAGTGGGTGGAACTGAATAGTTAGTCCAGGGTACGAGTCATTGAAAACCTTAATCAAATCTCCCGTCAGGACGTTCCATGCCCTGATGGTGCAATCTACAGATACTGAAAGAAGCTCATCAACATTAAGCTTTGAGAAAGTGAGGCAAGTTACTGCCTTTGAATGCATCTTAAGAGTCAAATAATCAACAACTTTAGTATTCTCATCATAAACCACCTCACCATTCAATAAACTACATAATTCTTCATCATCCCtatgaaatttattatattatgaatattataataaagtttatattatgggtgttataaaaatttatattatgaatattataAGGTTTATAACTAAATACTGTATTACTTGGGATTGGAGCTGAGTAGCTTGAGTTCAAGAGTAGTACGATAAACATGAAATATGTTAATTGATCCGTTTCGCCTTCCCACTGCAACTACTACGTACTGATCTGTTGGTTCTTCTGATCTAACTGCCACTGAAGTGACTGCGCTATCATAGTTGGATACTGCAGCCACTCTCTTCAGACCTAGTGGAGGCAATTTAACACTGTCTCGCTCAGCCACTGTTGCCTGGAGAAGCCTTGACTGAGCCCCGGATGAACCAATTCCTGTCAAGAAGCTGCGGAATCTCTCATAGAAAAATGCTATTGGGCTCTTCGTTATGCTCTTTCCCTTCATAACATCTAAACCAATTTTTACCCAACAATATCGttatatttaagtataGAACAATTAAATGAATTATACAACTATACAAGAgtataaactaattttaatagcTGTAAATATACTTTTGGGTGATGACTTCTTGATGTTAAGAATAGTTCTTAAACTCTTTTTAGACTCGATAAAGGGCATAGATTTCTTTATAAAGTTTAACAAATTGTCAACCTTGacaaataaaatatcattCTCAAATGctaaaaatttgttaattttgttagAATTATACTACAGTATGGAGGGAGTAATCAGAAAAGACCTAAATATTCcagaataaataactaatttttagtttaccaaatttatgTATCAATGATAAATCAGTTTGACTTTTGGATTCTTCAAGTAATAACAAGTTGTTTTGGACTATAACTATTGAAGTGTATTTGAGCTGTACGTATGACATAATGATCTTGACCATTGTTATGCACTCTATTAGCGATCGCTCAGAACTTGGGTCAAAACACACAGCAATCAAATAACTGTTCTTCAGTACACCACGTGTCCTATCATCATCTATGTATTCACCGGGAATTTCCAATACACTAACCCCAACATCATCACCTACattcaaattttacttCCATACTACAGctgtatatattatttaaatatttagcTGGATAATTAGAGCTGAAAACGGACTAAATATGAACTAAAATGAGTACTGAAATTACTAATAAAGTTACTTGGTGATAGTTTAAAATGGTTAATAAAAAGCTGCAGTTGTGACAATGAGCGTCTATTATTTTGAAATTGCCTATGCTTAGTTAAGTTTTCCTCATCTGCACTGTTCACCAAAGCCATCTCAATCAGCCTACTCTTTCCACTCTTGGGACCACACAACACTATATCTACAACCACCTCCTTCATTATCTCCTCCTGAAGCACTATTACTCTGAACTAACTGGATATCTAGAAAACTAAGTAATTTAATGTAACTAAGATTTAAATGACTAAAATGAATGTATAGTGatactattaaattatagtaagagaataaaaatagtatagaGTATTACAGTGTTGGCCAGCTGCTGGTACGAATCAATTTTCGACATCGGAGATGTTTCTCTCACATCTAAATCGTGCATTAGTTGATATCACCTAGTTGGatctaactatataacaGGTTCTTCTCAGGTAGTATCTATTTGGTATACATTGTGGGATTGAGATCTCCTTGGATATGAACTGCTTAATCATCTTGAGGTCGTTTAGTATCTTCGAGTTTGTGTTTTCTAGGTGTGAAATCTTGTCCAGGAGGTCCTTGTTGTTCGTCTTCAGCTTATCCTTTTCCTGGACCATCAACTTCTTCTCGCTACGTTCTCTCTCCAGTTGTCCACTCAGGGTTGTTATCTTTGCCTGTAGCTGATACACCTTCGACTCGTAGTCCAACATCTTCAACCTGTCCTCCTTCAACTCTTCTTGCAGTATTTGATTCCTCTCAATCATAGTTCCTACAACAACATGCAATCGTGTATTAGTGTTATGAAACTGTCTATCGGGAAGTAAATAAGGTGCAAATGAGTATGGAGCAGcttgataataaatagaaATAACCAAGTACCTAAATAAActagtttaattttacctaGTGATTTAGATTCTTGATGTAACTTCTTGAGCTGATTTCTCGCTAATATTGATCTCCACTTAAGTTGTAACTTTATGGCGCTTGCCTTCAACTGCTTATAGTATCTTCTCTGCAAATACGCCTTGAAGTAGCTCTGGATGACAGTTGCAGAGTTATTGACGTATTTATCTCTGACTTCAATCCTCGCGATAATATTCCTGAAAAGACTCTGAAGGCGAACCCACTTAGCCAACTCTGCCTTGTACTCAGCCCGAGCTTTCATCATTCTGAACACAGACTGGAGTGTAACTACAGCTTCTAAACGCCTTCTCCTGTACTCTCTAATCTTCCTGACTTTGTACTTCAAGTATATCTGAAGAGTTCTAATCTTGTGGAGGCACTCAAGATAAGCTTTACGCTGCTTATATCCTCTGACTGTCTTCTGAATCACTGTGGCGCTTTTATTCCTCAATTCTTGCAACGAGTTAAAGAGAATCtcatatatattattcCTACAACAGATCCATTTATTATGTAAGTAGCAACGGTGAACTAAATATACAACTCCATAGAATTAATACTTGAAGAAGATGAGGGATTTTCCGAACGCCAGTGACCCTTGTTGATATGGATTAAATGGAATGAACCTTGCGACCAGAATATCCAACAGTTGCTTGGTCATCAAAGCCATATCTGAACATATCATCAAGGATATGGTAATCAGGGGATTAAGTAATAACTTAACAGCTTAAGTGATAACTCAGTAGAAAGTACCTGGCTGGTGTTTCGAGACTCTCTCAGATTCGGCCTTACTGAGGAGATATTTGAACTTGTTGTAGAAGATCAAATGGGTTAAGCGCACTGGGTATCCAGCTCTGCTAACTTCCACCACTTGTAACATCCCACCACACCTAAACAAAAATATACCGAGTcaaatcaataaataacaaCCGATGGTTAACTAGTAAATTGTTATTGAACTTGTAAGATACTTGAGTTGTTCGTTGACTGTATTCTTTTGGAAGATGTTTGGCAAATTTAACTGGTTTGGCTTTATGCACCGTATGAAGTGAGGCTCAGTCTTACTTATTTTGTTCATCAGCTGATCCAGCTGCGATGTGAACTGGGTTGATATCGTCTTCCTCTTTTTCATCAGCTGTGTCAGGTTctactcatttttatattaccGATGTGTGTTAAAGGGTTAAATGGGTAACAGGCTTAACTAAGTGCAAATATTGTTACCTGGTTGGATGTGATTAGTGATTCGAAAATGGTCTtgattttatcatttttaacgTTAGTGATAAAGTGAATAGAGTCATCTGATAGACTATCCTTGTTCTTCTCCAGGAAGCCATCAATTTTGTACTTCACTCCTCCAGCAAAGTGGTTTACAACAAAACTACTTTGGTCAGTTCTCACCTTGTCAAACCTCTTATTCCCTAATTTATGATTATATGtgaattattactattgtatgaatagtgaaaataaaaaataccagAATGCTTCTGACAAAGTTTATTGCACAATGACTGATCATTACCACCAGGTATCTGACATTCCTCATCAATCATTGCAAATATCCCCTGAATGCAATTTAATCCACATATAACTAGGgcaattatttatctagaataaataactgaatGCTCACGTTTATTTTCAGTTTGAACAGGTCAATGCAGTCTTGATTATCTGGAAAATCTAGTGGGTTCCAGGTGATCCCTTCCTTTGTGTACAGCTGCTGCTCATACTTGAACACGCAGTTATTAAAGAAATTCTGCAGCGTTTCGTTAGTAAAGTTTATGCACAGCTGTTCAAAGGAATTGAGCTGAAAGCACTCGAAGCCGAAGATATCAAGGATTCCAGTTGACACATCCACTTTCGACTGCTTGGGGTCCACTGCTGAGTTTGCCACTGCAACTACAAAGTCAAACAAAATGCTATACATGTTCTTTGCTATAGCATCTCTGGTATCTATAGCTTCATCTACACGCTTCGGCTTTGTGTAAAACTCATTAATGGTCTTAATGCTGCGGGTCAAGAGAACGTTCAAAATATCACTTTCATCAACTTGCAAAAGTTGGGCGATCTTAGAAATGCTGTCCTCTTGAAGATTTGACACCACAGCTCCTTCTGAGCAGTGGACGTTTAGAACAAACTCAATATTCGTCAAGTGCAGTATTGTCGCAATAATTGAGAAGATAACCTTCACTTGGTCTAACTCCAACCCTAAGGTCTTCAAGGCTCTGAGattttctttaaaaaaCTCCAAATCATAATCTTCATTCAAATTGCCTATCGGTTTACAATTTGGCACTATTCTGAATTCCCCTTCGAAGTTACTCAAATCCAGGTCCCACACTGAATCATCATCCAGTTTAGAATGTTCCTTGCTGTTAACTGTATTATCCATAAAGTTAATTGAGTATCTGCTCCCGTATTTACGGTATGCTGCCGTCAATTGATGgaaaatatgataatttcGTTCTCCCGTTTGCTGTTGTGCAATTCTTACTTTTTCAAGCAAATATGTTTGAATTGTCGCTCCAATCAGTTTCAGTCTTTCTGACGATTCCTGCAGGTACTGGAGCTCAATATACTTCCCATATCGGCTCGAGTTATGATTCCTCAGTGTTGCGGCATTCCCAAAGCTTTCCAGTAGTGGGTTGCTTTCCAACACTTTCATCTCAACGTTTTCCCTCACTGGTTTACTTTTCACCACATGATTACGGGCTGAATTTGGCACTGACTCGTCCGAATCAATAGTTGATTGTGGAGTGCTTAGATAATACTGGTCTACATTGACCTTATTGTGTATAAGGTTAGAACACAGGTACTTAAGGACATATTTTGTTGATTCGGTCTTGCCTGCCCCTGACTCGCCAGAGATGAGGATACTCTGGCAAAACCCGTCAAGCATTCCATAATACGCATCACTAGCAGTACTAAATACATGAGGATCCTTATCTCCAACGTAGTCATATTTTATCAGGGTCTGCACAAATTTAAAGCAAATTAGtttaaagtgtaaaatagtctattaaacaacaaatatttaatgataaaaagtTTATACTTGATTGGAGTAGAGATTTGGGATAGTTTTGAATGGGTTTACTGCGATGAGGATTTTTCCTGTAAGGGAGTAGATTTGGTCCTTTTTAAAGCGCAGGTAGAGACTATGAAGAATTGAGGCCTCGTGGAGGTGAGTTAACTTCGTCAGGTCATCAGGTACATCATCGTTCCCATAAATATCTACAAAACAAATATAGAATTTATATCAACAAGTGTAGAAGTAGATTGGGatagtaatatataatagtgtatGGAGATGGCATACCAACTGAGTGTGGATAAAAGCTGTCTGAGGTGTTAAATTCCCTAATTTCACCCTCAAAATCCCCTAGAAGTCTGACTGTCACATTCTTATTGGTTACACTTTCCACGATTCCCTCAAGCCATATCTAcacatataaataaatcaatGTCCGTTTTATAATAGTTAAGATAATCTAACACATGTAAGGTTCgaaataaagtaaaattaagatagaataattatttaatatacgtaaaaacattaattttataagatcaaaacataaataattgtaaaattacttCATCTTTGCAGGGAACGAAGATATGTGTTCCAGgggttaattttaaagctTCATTTGCCATTTATATTtgctattattatactatttgcataattatttacacaatttttgACACAATTTATTGATCAATAAAAAAGTGAATTCTTTTTATAACAAGAACTAGAATTATAGAAGGAcgataatttacataataaaaagATTTATCAACTACAAGTTAATAGAATCAGCACTATAGATGAGGATCAAGACGTCGCAAACTTGATTACACATATAACTTCTTACActacaaaataataaaatatattattatatattgaatatatttattatatatgttccatataataattttaaattcccCATAGAAATAAACAAGGCCCATGTAATGCGTTAGCCGGGACTCGAACCCGGGTCCCAACCTTGGGAGGGTTGGATCCTACCCCTGGACTACTAACGCTCACTCGCGAACGTCAATTTAAACtcttttatatattattataaaaccATATATCATGactaaaatttatagttgatttaaatcttttaattttatgttattattatttaggTGTTGGAATCCAACCACGTATACTGATACATGGTTTATATCATGTattttttccaaaattgttatattatAGCATAATTATCGTGTATATTATCATATATGAGCCTAATATTTGAGTGTATGTAATTTCTTTGATGTGCGGAAAAATTTTCTTTgctaataaaaattagatacgattacacattttaaaaaatctgaTTAAATGTTACAAAtcaatgtttaaaatattattagatctgtttaattttttactataattgtaattttttgttttaagTTCTGATCATCAGAACACGGAATCTCATTCATCCTAAAATTTCCATTTTCATCCAAACCTCATCTATCACACCtaaattcaataaattataattatacttgTAAGATTGATCAAAATTAGGTGGAAttaaggtaaaataaaattgtgcCAATTacatgtgtaaaaatatggGAAAGGATGTCGACtcaattaaataatctttGGATGTCCAGCTTATCAGCGGGATGTGCAAATGACAGTCCCGCTTTAAGTGAACTCTTATCTGAACATTTAAAGCGAGTTTCTCTTACTgattcattaaatttaatatttaagggCGGATATTTAAGGAAATGGCGTAGATCATCTCGTTTAACCTTATCTCATCCCAAAAATGACAATAAAGCACTTGTTGCATCACACGGAAGTTCCACTACCGTTTACAGTTCCCAATCTTCTGGACGTTCACATGAGCTGTTCTTTTGGGTTTCAAAGGTGTGCGACACACTTTTCCTTCGCTGGCAATCGAAAAGAAAACGCAGCAGCGAGAGTATTTTCCCGCTCTGTGCTGTAAGAAGTATACACAGAGGTGATGAGTTGACCTACTTCGATCACAAGGATCCCTTCGACGGCGTGAGCCTGAAATTTATCTTCGTTATCAACGGGAAGTTTTCACTACAGCTGGCAGCATCGTCTGAGAATGATGCACTTATGTGGATCTCAGGCCTCTATTTCGCAGCCAGATATGCACGAAGTGAATATTCAATCAATTGGATAACAAACTCAGATGTTTTCAACTCATTTCTCAAGTCAGACAAGAAGAAACGAACAGGTAACTAAACTcatatatacatatatcTATATAATTCTATATACAATACCATGTGTATGagatgttaaattattttctagAACTTGGCGACTGTGAGTTTGATTCGAAAGCTTTAAAGCGTTGTCTTAACGACAAATACGTCAGTCTTGTATACTTGAGTGACTATGAGAACATCAGGGCTGAGGACTCAGACTTCTTATTACCCCAAAACTTGTCTCAGTTTGTTGAATATTTAGGGTATTGTGGAGTAGTTTCCAGGCCCGAAAATGTTGATGTTATAACATCAATGGTACGCAGACTCCTTGAGTTCAGAAATACCATTAACGCCGGATTTTTACAGATGACCTCACAGCTTGACAAGAATTTGAAGCCAATTCGTGTCATCAAGGCATGTATGGATCACTTTGATTCACTAGACTTGGAATACCGTGTCCTACATAGAGACCTGATAGCTATTTACCCAGAACTCACAAATCAAGAATGCGAGGAcgttttttataatatagtaagaCAGTGTGCTCTAAGAGTTATGCTGAGAACATCAACAGGGAAATCTGAGTTCATTCAGCAGATTCAACCAGCAGACTATGAACTATTTCTGCGTAACATTCAGTCCTCTGATTCTAACGAAGTGGTTACAAATTTGCTTGCAGTACAAGACTGGCTGTCCCCTTTATCGTATATAGCCGATAATTTGCCTGAGTTAAAGGCAGTTGGCTGTTTCAGGAAAGTTAATATTCCCAGAATTCCTGTGAGATTCCTGACACTTTTAGGCTTTAACTGGTCACTCACGAGTAATTTTAACGACATTTGCATACCTCAAGACAGTGACGAGATTTTCTCAGTATTGAGTTTAACCTTGAGGGATTTCTGGATATCTAGTAGTCACAACACCTACTTGATTGGAGATCAATTGGGAGGTTCAGCCACGGCCGGTGCTCTAGCAGAAGCTCTTCTCCGTGGATGCAGATGCATAGAACTTGACTGTCAAGACGGCGCTGAAGAGCCGGTACTTTGTCACGCTTGGAAGAACTGTCACTTGACAGGGTCTGTGACCCTTCGTGAAGGCCTTATCGCAATAAAAGAGTCCGCCTTTGAGTCCAATAAATTACCTGTAATTTTATCCTTTGAAATGCACTGCTCAGATGAATTCAAATTCCAGTCCTTTGAACTTGTTACTCAGATACTGGGAGATGAACTGTTGACTTTGGACAATGACGACCCTGTTGACTTAGTTGCCCGGTGTGAGCTGGGCAATTTGCTAAACAAGTTCTTGATAAAGGCAAAGTATAAATCATCTGAAAATGCATTTTTAGGTCCAGGCGAAATTGCTTGGCAATCGCTAATAACTTTGAGAGGTATAGATATAGATAAAGTCGATGAAAAAAAAATCGAGACACTTAAGCGTAACTCTGTTTTCGCTATTTCCGAAActaaattcattaaaatatcaaagGAACCTAGTTTATTGAATGCGTTAGCTGAACGTTGTTTTGTACGGGTTTACCCATCAGCAACAAGACTTGCAAGTACTAATTTTTGCCCTGTAAAGCCTTGGTCACACGGAGTTCAATTTGCAGCCCTAAACTTTCAATCTTTCGACCGGTCAATGCTGATTAATTATGGCCGTTTCTACCATTCGTTTGGATATGTACCGAAACTTATCTACAAAAACTCGTCAGATTATGGCGGTAATTCTAAATATGATCATGAAAAGGCTATAAATAGTGATAAgattaataatgatttaataTTGACTTTACATGTTTTAAGTGGGTCCCAGTTACCTACTCCAAACGTGTTCCAGGATAGAAATTACGTCAATTCTTTTAATAACGTGTTATATTCAGTTGGAGAGGAGAATATGTTTCTTGATAAAAGTAATTTGAAGGCGCCAAAATTCGCAAAATCAAAGGAGAAGCGTAAACTTAAGCAGGCAATAAAGCAAGGGTTAGAAGTAGATGAGGAAGATACTAATGGCACCACATTGTT harbors:
- the XI-2 gene encoding Myosin head (motor domain) family protein — encoded protein: MANEALKLTPGTHIFVPCKDEIWLEGIVESVTNKNVTVRLLGDFEGEIREFNTSDSFYPHSVDIYGNDDVPDDLTKLTHLHEASILHSLYLRFKKDQIYSLTGKILIAVNPFKTIPNLYSNQTLIKYDYVGDKDPHVFSTASDAYYGMLDGFCQSILISGESGAGKTESTKYVLKYLCSNLIHNKVNVDQYYLSTPQSTIDSDESVPNSARNHVVKSKPVRENVEMKVLESNPLLESFGNAATLRNHNSSRYGKYIELQYLQESSERLKLIGATIQTYLLEKVRIAQQQTGERNYHIFHQLTAAYRKYGSRYSINFMDNTVNSKEHSKLDDDSVWDLDLSNFEGEFRIVPNCKPIGNLNEDYDLEFFKENLRALKTLGLELDQVKVIFSIIATILHLTNIEFVLNVHCSEGAVVSNLQEDSISKIAQLLQVDESDILNVLLTRSIKTINEFYTKPKRVDEAIDTRDAIAKNMYSILFDFVVAVANSAVDPKQSKVDVSTGILDIFGFECFQLNSFEQLCINFTNETLQNFFNNCVFKYEQQLYTKEGITWNPLDFPDNQDCIDLFKLKINGIFAMIDEECQIPGGNDQSLCNKLCQKHSGNKRFDKVRTDQSSFVVNHFAGGVKYKIDGFLEKNKDSLSDDSIHFITNVKNDKIKTIFESLITSNQNLTQLMKKRKTISTQFTSQLDQLMNKISKTEPHFIRCIKPNQLNLPNIFQKNTVNEQLKCGGMLQVVEVSRAGYPVRLTHLIFYNKFKYLLSKAESERVSKHQPDMALMTKQLLDILVARFIPFNPYQQGSLAFGKSLIFFKNNIYEILFNSLQELRNKSATVIQKTVRGYKQRKAYLECLHKIRTLQIYLKYKVRKIREYRRRRLEAVVTLQSVFRMMKARAEYKAELAKWVRLQSLFRNIIARIEVRDKYVNNSATVIQSYFKAYLQRRYYKQLKASAIKLQLKWRSILARNQLKKLHQESKSLGTMIERNQILQEELKEDRLKMLDYESKVYQLQAKITTLSGQLERERSEKKLMVQEKDKLKTNNKDLLDKISHLENTNSKILNDLKMIKQFISKEISIPQYVRETSPMSKIDSYQQLANTEEIMKEVVVDIVLCGPKSGKSRLIEMALVNSADEENLTKHRQFQNNRRSLSQLQLFINHFKLSPSDDVGVSVLEIPGEYIDDDRTRGVLKNSYLIAVCFDPSSERSLIECITMVKIIMSYVQLKYTSIVIVQNNLLLLEESKSQTDLSLIHKFAFENDILFVKVDNLLNFIKKSMPFIESKKSLRTILNIKKSSPKNVMKGKSITKSPIAFFYERFRSFLTGIGSSGAQSRLLQATVAERDSVKLPPLGLKRVAAVSNYDSAVTSVAVRSEEPTDQYVVVAVGRRNGSINIFHVYRTTLELKLLSSNPKDDEELCSLLNGEVVYDENTKVVDYLTLKMHSKAVTCLTFSKLNVDELLSVSVDCTIRAWNVLTGDLIKVFNDSYPGLTIQFHPLQPNCFLSCNSNPTLRIVDYNEGTVIQKTKIKSEIRCLIFDDTRLNVLAGTERGSISVYESQSNMLLKQSLTKQISRGPVTSLSFVSSTSSVGVPSVIANVCSGSILVFNVVYDSHSGKIKDLTHRHFFSHISLYTIFTKIYPYILIFNHIYMYSLLFVNIYVVLHLFTVIYVDYPTLHIHSSLVFTQ
- the plcd3a gene encoding Phosphatidylinositol-specific phospholipase C X domain protein, with translation MSTQLNNLWMSSLSAGCANDSPALSELLSEHLKRVSLTDSLNLIFKGGYLRKWRRSSRLTLSHPKNDNKALVASHGSSTTVYSSQSSGRSHELFFWVSKVCDTLFLRWQSKRKRSSESIFPLCAVRSIHRGDELTYFDHKDPFDGVSLKFIFVINGKFSLQLAASSENDALMWISGLYFAARYARSEYSINWITNSDVFNSFLKSDKKKRTELGDCEFDSKALKRCLNDKYVSLVYLSDYENIRAEDSDFLLPQNLSQFVEYLGYCGVVSRPENVDVITSMVRRLLEFRNTINAGFLQMTSQLDKNLKPIRVIKACMDHFDSLDLEYRVLHRDLIAIYPELTNQECEDVFYNIVRQCALRVMLRTSTGKSEFIQQIQPADYELFLRNIQSSDSNEVVTNLLAVQDWLSPLSYIADNLPELKAVGCFRKVNIPRIPVRFLTLLGFNWSLTSNFNDICIPQDSDEIFSVLSLTLRDFWISSSHNTYLIGDQLGGSATAGALAEALLRGCRCIELDCQDGAEEPVLCHAWKNCHLTGSVTLREGLIAIKESAFESNKLPVILSFEMHCSDEFKFQSFELVTQILGDELLTLDNDDPVDLVARCELGNLLNKFLIKAKYKSSENAFLGPGEIAWQSLITLRGIDIDKVDEKKIETLKRNSVFAISETKFIKISKEPSLLNALAERCFVRVYPSATRLASTNFCPVKPWSHGVQFAALNFQSFDRSMLINYGRFYHSFGYVPKLIYKNSSDYGGNSKYDHEKAINSDKINNDLILTLHVLSGSQLPTPNVFQDRNYVNSFNNVLYSVGEENMFLDKSNLKAPKFAKSKEKRKLKQAIKQGLEVDEEDTNGTTLFNVIDKSARTVLDHRQKVCPFVEVSVVGEDENTCKTKPVNFNTFNPVWSDSNPPFTFKIRNPNEAILLFYVKHYDSISSEVLGQAAFPVNRLRPGIRWVQLLDSKFMEIDCSGLLVHIEMQPLKNP